The sequence below is a genomic window from Salicibibacter cibarius.
TTTGCAAGTAACGGCGCTTTGTAATTGTTCGAGGGTTACCGGACTCGTGATTGAGACGATAGTGTCGTCCTCGTGCAAAAATGGTTGAATCGTTTGTAAAATAGCCGGAAATTGAGGTGGACGCACACAAATAAAAATAAGCGCACATCGCTGAGCCAATTGGGAAACATTAGGCAAAACGTTTACCCCTGTATATGCTTGACGGATACGTTCAGCTTTTTGCACATTGCGGTTAGTTACAAACAGACGCTCCTCAGGCACAGCACGGGAAGTAACGAGTGTTTCCGCGAGCATGGTGCCCATATTGCCCGTTCCGATAATCCCTATGTCCATGGGAATCCCCCCAAAGCTCATACTCTTACCGTTATATGCGATCTCAGCAAGTACAATTACGTTTAGTGAAGGGAAAATGTGTAATGGATCAACGTTATCTTCTATATGGAGGGGCTATACTGGTTGTTATTATCACGATTGCCGGGGGTGTTTGGCTGTTTTCGTCCGAAGCTGACACCGACGAGGATGCCGTTCCGGAGGACGCATTTTTATTTGAAGAAGATACGGTGGACTTGGAAGAAGAGCCCGACGAAACCGAACAGATTGAAGAAGAAACGACGGAAGTTTTTATTGACGTTAAAGGCGAGGTCGCACGCCCCGGAATTTATGAAATGGAACTGGCCCGGCGTGTTGATGATGCCATTCGTGAAGCTGGCGGCGTGACGGAAGAGGCAAACGAAAACGCCATTAATTTCGCTCAAAAACTGGAAGATGAAATGGTCGTCTATGTCCCGCATGAAGATGAGGAAGATTATGTCGGGTGGGAAGAAACAGCTTCCGAAACTTCCAATGAGGGCGAGGGGGAAGGGGAGAAAATCAACATTAACGCCGCTGATGAGACAACACTGCAACAATTGTCAGGGGTAGGCCCGGTTACGGCGGAAGCGATCGCCCAATATAGAGAGGAGAATGGTGATTTTGAGGAAAAGAGTGATATTCAAAACGTGAGCGGTATTGGCGAAAAAACCTATCAACAACTGGAAGATCATATAGACGTGAATTAATCGTTGCCGATTGACTTTTTTTGCAACGTTTCGTACGATGATGAAAACCAAAGTAATTCAGTATGAATTTATTAGGGAGAGTGATGGAATGGCTGAACAATGGAAGGTAGAAACGAATGCAATACACGCGGGGCAAGGGATTGATCCTGCCACGAATGCGCGGGCCGTGCCTATTTATCAAACGACATCGTATGGTTTTGATGATCCTGATCATGCGGCAAATTTATTTTCTTTAGCGGAACCCGGAAATATTTATTCACGGATCATGAACCCGACAACCGATGTATTTGAAAAACGAATCGCGGCCATGGAAGGCGGGGTTGGAGCATTAGCTACCGCGAGTGGAAGTTCCGCGATTTATCTTGCAATTTTAAACATATGCGAGGCAGGCGATGAAATTGTCTCCGCCAGTTCGTTGTACGGAGGCACGAATAATTTATTCGTCCATACGTTGCCGCAAATCGGCATTCACGTCCATTTTGTGGACGCTGATGACCCGGAAGCAGTTAGAGCTGCCATAACAGAGAAAACAAAGCTCGTTTTTGCCGAAACGATCGGCAATCCGGAAGGGAACGTCCTGAATACGAAGGCAGTGGCCGACGTAGCACATGAAGCAAAGATTCCACTAATTGTTGATGCGACGCTTACGACACCGATTCTCAATCGTCCGATCGAACATGGCGCTGATATCGTTATTCATTCCGCGACCAAATTCATCGGGGGACATGGGACAACCATGGGCGGTGTGATCGTGGACAGCGGCAATTTTGATTGGACGCAAGGCAAATTTCCGATGTTTACGGAACCGGATGGCAGCTATCATGGTATGGTTTTTTCCGAGGCGCTCGGTGAACTGGCCTATATTATGCGGGCGCGCGTTCGTCTTATGCGCGACATTGGCCCGACCCTCGCGCCGCAGAATGCTTTTCAATTGTTGCAAGGCTTGGAAACGTTGCACCTACGGATGGAAAGACATAGTGAAAACGCGCAAAAAGTCGCGGAATATTTGGAAGGCCACTCGCGCGTGGAATGGGTAAATTATGCCGGCCTGCCGTCCCATCCAAGCCATGAACTTGCCAAAACGTATTTGCCGAAGGGACAAGGAGCCATTGTAACGTTTGGTGTAAAAGGAGGACGGGAAGCGGGAAGATCCTTCATCGAAAATGTCGATCTCCACTCGCATGTGGCAAATGTAGGGGATGCCAAATCCCTCGTCATTCATCCCGCCAGCACGACGCATCAACAACTCACAGAGGAAGAGTTGGAAAGATCCGGCGCATCGCAAGAGCTTATTCGCTTGTCGGTCGGCATTGAACACGTGGATGACATTATTGCCGACATTGATAAAGGGTTGAAGCAATGAAGGGGTAGTGCTACGACTGGAATTTCTTTCACAGCGTTCAAAATTAATCATTTATGCACGGTTTTTGAGACAAAAATCCGGCCAATTTTAGGCTTTTGGCTTAATCCCTCTTTTGAAGACAAAATTTTAGTATCTCGATCGTTTTGTCCTGCATTCAATCTTTTCAGGACAAAACGACCGCTTGTTCACCATTTTTGTCTTCATTCATCGCTTTTCAAGACAAAATTCTCAGATCAACTGTAGCTTTGTCATCATCTCAGGCGCTTTGCTTTACCTTAAAATAACTTCACATAGGTGGTCTATGTTCGATCACGTAGCAATCCAATGCGCCTTAGTGCAAATGTTATCTATCGGAAGTTTCCAATGATAGAAATACTTTTTGGTATGAAACGAGAAACCAATGCTTAGTATCAAATGAGTCCTCAGGAAGCAGATCTGCGGACACAAAGCGTTGCTCCTGAGCCAGATGAGTCCTCAGGAAGCAGATCTGCGGACACAAAGTGTTGTTCCTGAGCCAGATGAGTCCTCAGGCTCGGGTTTTGGGGGCTTCCATTCTCCTTATCATCCTCAATATACCTTCCTGGTTTTACTCTTTCCCCCTCTCATAACGACCTTCTAGAAATAATAGGGGTGAGGCTAAGACTTCCCCTAAGTCGACACATCTAATTAGAGCGGGAAGCCCTCGCTTTAGATGACACCGCAATCCCTGTCTCTCACAGAGCCTCTTGTTCTCCGTTAGAGGGGTTACTGTGCTTCGCTTGTACCTCTCGGAGCTACTCGATCTCTGTCCGAGGGATAACTGCCTCGAAGGACGGGTTGAAACCGGATGGAGCCTGTAGTTTTGCCTTTTCCAACCTCTAACCTCCAGAAAGGATGATCGCTTGCGCGGAAACTATTATCTTTTTGCGGCGGCAATCGGGCTTGGCATCGCCGTTGCTCTTTCTTCTCATCGTACAATGGCGATTACCTGTGCTCTTCTTGTTATCATTTATCTGAGTATTAAAAACAAATCATTAGTTTTGATGTTGGTGCTTGTTTTAACAGGTGCGGGGGCAGCTGCTTGGGCATATGTTGTCGATGGGCAAAATGAGACAATGCTCCACGAGGAAGTTGACACGATCCACGGACAAATCGATGATGTTCCCGAAATGGATGGGGACCGTGTCTCTTTTTTACTGCAACTGCCGGAAGGAAAAGAACGCGTCCAAGTTTTTGCGCGTCTCGTTGACGAAGAGGCATTATCGGCATTTGCTGATTTAAGTCCCGGTCATGAATGCACAATTGCCGGTGAAATGCGCGCGCCGCGTTCGGCAAGAAATTTTAACGCGTTTGATTATCAAACGTTTTTATATGAGCAGCGGGTGCACTGGACGTTTCATCATGTGCAGGGAGAAGATGACATGATTTGCCGAGCGTCTGCGGGCTCAGCGATAACGAGCGTGAAGCAATGGCGGCATACCGGGATTCGTTTTATTGAGGATGTATTTCCGGGTGACATTCAAGGGTTGGCAATGGCGTTGCTTTTCGGAGAACGTTCCCATATGGAAGCGGAGACGCTGGAAGCTTATCAGGACTTGGGGATCGTTCATTTACTTGCTATTTCCGGTTTGCACGTGGGATTGGTGAGCGGTTTTCTTTTCTTCTTTTTCATCCGATTGGGAATTAGCCGCGAGCGGGCCTGTGAACTTTTATTGATTCTTCTGCCATTGTATGCGCTACTGGCAGGTGCGGCACCGTCTGTTTTAAGGGCCGTTCTGATGAGTTGTGCTGTGCTTTCATGTATTCGTTTCCGTGTGCCGCTTCATCCTGCCGATGGCATCAGTCTTGCTTTTATTGGTCTACTTTTGTACAACCCGTATATGCTTTTTCATGTCGGCTTTCAATTATCATTCGCCATTTCCTTTGCGTTAATCGCTTCAGCTGCTATTTTTGCAGGAGCGAAGACACGTCTCCGTCAATTTATGTTCGTCTCCATCCTCGCGCAAGTGGTTTCTTTTCCGCTGATTGTATACCACTTTCACACCTATTCCCTTTTAAGTTTACCATTGAATATCGCCTTTGTGCCTGTTGTTTCCGTTATTATTTTACCGGCGGTTTGGGTGCTGTTTCTTCTATCCATGATTTCTCCTTTTCTGTCTTCCGTCTGGCTCTTGCTGTTGGAAAAAATGGTTGCTGTCTTCCATACTGTTTTTACCTATGTCCATCAACATTCGGGCTTGATTCTCGTCTTCGGAAAAGCCTCAGGCGTTTGGGTTATATTGATGGTTGTACTTGTGATCATTGTGGCTATATTATTTGAAAAAAGACGTAAGTCGTTCGTTTATGCCGCCGTGCTTGTGACTGTCGTTACTGCATTTCAATATTTTTACCCCTATTTTGATTCTCAGCTACGGGTAACTTTTATCGACGTTGGTCAAGGAGGTAGCATTTTAATCGAGTTGCCTTATCAGCGAGGGGTGTATTTAATTGACGGTGGAGGGGCGATAACATTTCCAAAAGAAAACTGGCAGGAGCAGGAACAACGACCGGATCCGGGCCGGCAAACGGTCGTGCCGTATTTGCAATCGCTCGGCATCAGCCACCTGGATAAAGTGATTGTGACGCATGGGGATTATGATCATTATGGCGGGCTTTTTGCTGTCGTTGAAGAGATGAGTGTGGACACACTTTTATATCCGCATGCGGAAATTGATAACGATGAAGTGGAACATTTTCTCGTGCATGCGCAGGAACAGGGGGCACAGCTTGCGTTTGTCCATGAAGGAATGGGATGGTCGGTCGATGCATTCGCTTTTCACATTTTACACCCGACACAAGAAGGGGGCGGGGAATGGGAATCGGATAATGACCAATCAATCGTCATTGATGCGCACCTTTACGGTACGCGCTGGCTGTTCACCGGCGATTTGGAAGAGGAAGGAGAAAAGCGATTAATCAGGGATTACCCTGACTTAAGGGCCGATATTCTGAAAGCAGGCCATCACGGCAGCCAAACGTCGACGATCCCTTCATTTGTAGAGCATCTGAGACCAACGGCAGCGGTGATTTCAGCGGGAGAAAACAATCGCTACAATCATCCGCATCCGGACGTGATTCAAACCCTTGAAGAGGCAGGGGTGCAAATTTTTAGAACGGATGAACAGGGGGCGGCGCGATTTTACTATCAAGACCGAAGATGGCACGGGGAGACAATGATTGATGAGGAGTAAACGGGAAGTATCGTAGAAATAGTCTCATGGAGCCTGAAAAGGTCCTACGCCCGCCGAAAAGATCGCCATGAAGCAGTGATGGAGCCCGAAATGGGCTTGCGCCCGCCGAAAAGGTCGTCATGAAGCGCCCATGTAGCTCGAAATGATCATACGCACACCGAGCCGGTCACTATGAAGCCTCCATGGACCCCGAAATGGGTACGGGCACACCGAAAAGGTCGCCATAAAGCACTCATGGAGCATAAAAAAGCCAGGGCCTTTGTTGCCCCGGCTTTTAAAAACTCCCCACAAATTCGACGATGACCGCCACGATAAAAACAGTCGCAAAAAATCCAAATGAAACGACAAAGCCGACCGCGCCATCAAGAAAATCATTGCGTTTGCTTTGCACATCTTTTTCAAATTCGTTGCCCATGTTCGGTGACCCTCCTTGTCTTGTACACATTATAAGACATGAAAGAGTAAAAATCCAGGTACGTCATCCATTTGTTAAGAGTTGTCACCCATAAATCCCGTAAGCATAGGATAAAATAATGGGTACCGACTCGGATTTACAGGTGCGAAAACCGTTGGTGCGCGGATTCCTAGGCCTTCGTACCAACGTTTATTATAAATCAAAGGCGGCGCACGTGCATGCGTTGCCTTTGTGCTTGTTCGGTTTGGATCAATTGCAAATAGGAGGGGCTTTTATTAGGATAGGGAGAGAATAGATGGAATATACATACGGAAAAGAGGCAAGGGTCGATGAGCACCTATTTGCAAACGAAGGAAAAGATTACAGCCGGGCATTTTTCCTCAATTTATTTTTTTTATGGTACGGAAACGTATATGATGGATGACCTCGTTTGGCAAATTAGCCGGCATGCCCTGGGAGATACCGAGAGAGACTTCAATTTTTCGCAATTCGACATGAGGGACGTTCCCGTACAGGAGGGGATCGAAGAGGCGGAAACGGTAAGTTTTTTCGGCCCGGGAAGGGTTATTGTGTTTCAACATGCGCGTTTTCTGACCGGAGCGAAAGATAAGGATATGCCGCTGCACGATTTGAAGAGATTGGAGACTTTTTTAAATGATCCGCCGCCGGAGAACATCGTTGTTTTTGCAGTTGAATCACAAAAGGTGGATGAACGCAAAAAAATTGTGAAAAAATTAAAAGATGTGGGTGAAACAGTTGAAGCATCGCCCTTGCAAGGTGATCGGCTAAAGCAATGGATAAGGGAGAAAGCAAAAGAAGAAAACATTTCCCTAACGGCTGAGGCTATCGATGAACTGTTGGGGCGTTCGAATTCGGACCTTTTAACATTAGAAAAAGAAATTCAAAAATGCGCCCAATATGTCAATTTCAATGGGGAAATTAATGCATCCATTGTGCGCGCGCTCGTTCCCAGAAGTTTGGAGGATAATATCTTTCAGCTCATCGATGCGGTAAGCGATAACTATACGGCAAAAGCGTTACAATTATTCGATGATTTACTCAGAAACGGGGAGGAACCGATAAAAATTATCGCTCTTATCGGTCGTCAGTTTCGCTTGTTAAACCTTGCAGCGGAGATGGACAAGCGCGGATACAGCCAACAAAAAATAGCCCGGCAACTGGGAGTGCCTCCATTCGTTGCCAAACGACTGTCTGCAAAAGCGAAAACAGTTAAGGGCGAAGCGGTGGGTCGTGCGCTTTCATTAATTGCGGAAACCGACTACAAAATGAAGCAGGGCGCCGTGGAAAAAAAGAGCGGGGTGGCTTTGTTAATCGCCCGCCTGCCACGGGTGTTAGCGGCATAATTTGCTGGGTGATTAGGTCGCCAACCGGGCTCGATGAAGCCCTAACGCATGAACGCTGGGGCCGTTAGGTCGTCAACCGGGCTCGATGGATCCCTAACGCAAGATCGCAGAGGTCGTTAGGTCGCCAACCGGGCTCGATGAAGCCCTAACGCATGAACGCTGGGGCCGTTAGGTCGTCAACCGGGCTCGATGGATCCCTAACGCAAGATCGCAGAGGTCGTTAGGTCGTCAACCGGGCTCGATGAAGCCCTAACGCATGAACGCTGGGGCCGTTAGGTCGTCAACGCCCGCTCCCCCTCCGCAAAACCATTAAAAAAACGACTCTTTAGGAGTCGTTCATTTTAACTTGCGGTCGCTTGATTCAATTTCCGTTCCATTTGGGATTTTTTGCGAGCAGCGGTATTTCTATGAAGAATGCCTTTGCTGACGGCTTTGTCAACTTTCTTCTCTGCCAATTTGAACGTGTCTTTTGCACCTTCGACATCTTGATTGTCAAGTTTCTTTTCAAATTCTTTAATCGCGGTACGCATGGATGATTTGAACGCTTGGTTTTTCACGCGTTGTTCTTCATTCAAGCGCACGCGTTTTTTAGCTGATTTAATGTTAGCCAAATCTTTCACCTCCTGATGGTCTAAGCTTGGCAGGTAAGAAAGGATAAATCAATTTTTTTACCTGCATAAGTGCAACTAAAACTTTTCGTCATAAAAGCTTGGCGAAAAGCCAAGTCTTCTAACAAGTACATTGACAAAATGGATTGTATCAAATACGTCCGTGCCTTGCAAGCCGTTCCGCTCATTTCCTTCCGGTATATTTTATAGGATTTGGGAAACCGTAAGCAAAAAGAGATGCGTGGGAGGATGAGAGATTTGGAACTGTCTTCGTTTCAACCCCGTAGCGACCTTGCGGTGGAAGATGAGAATGTTCTTCCCAATCGGGATAAAAATGGGATTATTGTGAACGAACGGGAAGTCGATGACATTACGATTGTGCATGTGGATATTGACGAAGAGGGGGCAAATCGAACGGGGAGAGAGCCTGGTAACTACTTAACCTTGGAAACGCTTGGCATAAGAGAAAAAGATACAAAGATGCAGGCAAGTCTCATTCGTGTATTGAGCGAAGAGTTCAAAGCATTTATGGAGGCGTGCGGCTTAAATGAAAAAAGCAGTTGTCTGGTGATCGGGCTTGGAAATCGCGATGTAACGCCTGACGCCCTTGGTCCGAAAACGGTGGAACAGCTGGTTGTTACCCGTCATTTATTTGAATTGGGGCACATGGAAAACGAGGATGAATATCGGAATGTCTCCGCTATGGCCCCCGGAGTGATGGGGGTGACAGGGATTGAAACGAGCGAAGTGCTGTTTGGTATCGTAGAAAAAACAAAACCTGATTTTGTCGTTGCCGTTGATGCTTTGGCGGCACGTTCAATCGAGCGGGTAAACGCGACTATTCAAATATCCGACACAGGGATCCATCCGGGGTCAGGGGTAAAAAATGCCCGTAAACAACTGAACGAAGAAACGCTCGGGGTACCTGTGATCGGGATTGGCATCCCCACTGTTGTAGATGCCGTATCCATCACGAGTGACACGATCGATTTTTTGTTTAAGCATTTCGGGCGGGAAGTAAAAGACCGGGAAAACCCGACCAGTGTATTGACGCCGCCGGGAATGACTTTCGGAGAGCGAAAACAGCTCGATGATGAAGATTTGCCGAACGAAAATGATCGGAAAAAATATTTCGGGATCGTCGGGACATTGGAAGATGAAGATAAACGTCAACTTATTCAAGAAGTGCTTAACCCCCTTGGCCATAATTTGATGGTCACGCCTAAAGAGGTAGACACATTTATGGAAGATATGGCAAATGTCGTGGCCGAGTCCTTAAACATTGCCTTTCATAAAGCGGTGACAACAGAATCTAGCGGGCATTACACCCATGAATAACAATCGGTTGTTCTAGTGATAGATATCGCTCATAGAATGGTAGCGTAAGGAGGACGAGCCCTTGCGCAGACCAAACCGCCAAGCCCATGTTTTTTCACTATCAAAAACAACGGTCCAATCTTTTTTTATGGCCGGTATCGCATTTGTTGTCATGACGTTTCTAATCGTAGCGATGTTAACGACGGCAGACAATCATAGCCGTTTTGCTTCGTCGGCCCTGCATGATTGGGCAGGGGAAATGCAGAGCGATTGGTTCGTCCAGTTGCTCGGAGCTGAAAACCGATATTATTTAGATGCATTACAGGATTCTTCCACGCCCGGTTTGACAACGGCTGCCTTGGAACTTGCCACGAATATGAATATGGAAGATCCGCGTACTTTTTTGGGCCGGGAACTCCCCGGCTTTTCCGGATTTGACGATACACTTATCGTTGCCGGACAAGGAACCGATTTTACAAATATGTCCATTGAATCCGCCCCCCCGTCTGAAGAAGTGCTTCAGGAACAAGCAGGTTCCGATGAATCCTCGGAGGAAGAAGGAGAAACAGAGGAATCATCCGCCGCTATTGATGGTGAAGAACCGCTTATTCACATTTCACATGCCCATAACCGTGAAGCATTTCATCCGGAAGTAGATGGGGAAGAGGATTTACACCTCGAGGAAAATATAGTAAAAGTTGGGGAACACTTCGCTGACGCGTTTCGCGACTACGATTTGCCGGTAGAGGTAGCAGATGATGATGTAACGGGGATGTTGGATGAACGAGGGTGGGACTACAGCCAGTCCTATGAGATGAACCGTGAAATTGTAGAGGAAGCAAAAGAAGAACACGACGAACTTGAATTTTTCTTCGACTTGCATCGCGATTCTGTCGGAAGAGAACACACGGCAGTGACGATCAATGAAGAGGAGTATGCCCGCACATTTTTCGTCATCGGAGAAGATCATCCCGATTATGAACAAAATTTGGAAATGGCGACAGAAATCCATAACCGTTTGGAAGACAGGTGGCCGGGTTTAAGCCGAGGGGTCATTACTCGTGGAGGTGCCGGAGTGAATGGTGTCTACAATCAGGATTTATCCCCCAATGCCATGTTGATCGAGTTTGGCGGAGTGGACAATACGTATGAAGAAGTATACCGAAGTGCAGATGCGTTAGCCGAGGTTTTACAGGAATATATTCACGAGGAACTCGAAGAAGATTAACCGGAGGGGAGATCGATGAGGGCAAAACACGTTTTCTTTACCATACTGACGGCATTAGTCATGTTTTTGACAGGGGTGCTCTCCGGCCATTATTATGGATACCACCAATGGGGAGAGGTTTATCAAGACGAAAACCAACCGGTAGCCGTTGATGCTGAAGAGGCGGAGCCGGAAGAGGAGAAAGAAGAAAACGATCTCGCGGACAGGCAAGAAGATATAAGGGAAAGCGGAAGCACGAATTTCTTTTCGGAACTCGGAAAAACGATAGGCGGTTCTCCCCGCTAAAGGCTTCCCGGTTGATATCGGTGAATATGGTCATAACACTAGCTACGGAAGAACACGGAAAGCGTCGTGTTTTTCCATAGTTTTCATCATAATGCATGCTCCATTTGTCAACCATAAATTTTAGTGATACAGTTTTTAAAAGGCTCGGATTGTTGGTCCGGGCGTTTTTTCTTTTTCTAGCCGTTGTCGTTCGGGCGCGTGGTTGCTATAATGAAAGATAGTTTTCCTTCGGGACGTTTTCGAAAAATCAGGAGTGATTGCATGACATACGAAGAAATACGCCGTAGACAGGCGAAAATAAGAAATTTTTCTATCATTGCCCATATTGACCACGGAAAATCGACGCTGGCCGATCGGATTCTAGAGCATACGAAATCGGTCTCGGAACGTGATATGCAGGAGCAGCTCCTGGATGAGATGGACTTGGAAAGAGAACGGGGCATTACCATTAAATTAAACTCCGTTCGGCTTCGTTATGTGGCTAAAGACGGAGAGGAATACATATTTCATTTAATCGATACGCCGGGACATGTCGACTTCTCTTATGAAGTATCGCGTAGTTTAGCTGCCTGTGAAGGTGCTTTGCTCGTTGTGGACGCATCCCAGGGCATCGAAGCGCAAACGCTCGCGAATGTCTATTTGGCCCTGGATAATGATTTGGAGATCTTATCGGTCGTGAATAAGATAGACCTTCCCAGTGCGGAGCCTGATCGAGTGAAACAGGAGATCATTGACATCATCGGGCTTGATTCAACCGAAGCCGTCCATGCCTCCGCCAAAAGCGGCATCGGCATTGAGGATATTTTAGAAGAAGTCGTTGAAAAAGTGCCTGCCCCTGCGGGTGATCCTGAATCGCCTTTGCAAGCTTTGATTTTTGACTCTCTGTATGACCCTTATCGCGGCGTTATTGCTTATATACGCATCGTGGAAGGGACCGTGAAGAAGGGCGACAAAATCAAAATGATGGCCACCGGCAAGGAATTTGAAGTCAGTGAAGTCGGGATGTTCACCCCGAAAGCTGTCGCGGCTGACGTATTATCCGTAGGGGACGTCGGTTTTTTAACCGCGTCAATCAAAAATGTCAGTGATTCCCGGGTCGGGGATACGATCACTAAAGTAGGGCATGAAGCTCCGCAACCGTTGCCCGGATATAAACGGATGAAACCGATGGTTTTTTGCGGCTTGTACCCGATTGACGCCAGCCAGTACAACGCATTGCGGGATGCGCTTGAACGTTTGGAGTTAAATGACAGCGCCCTCCAGTATGAAGCGGAAACATCGCAAGCGCTTGGCTTTGGTTTTCGCTGCGGATTTCTCGGCCTGCTCCATATGGAAATTTTACAAGAACGGATTGAACGGGAGTATGGCATCGATCTCATCACAACGGCTCCAAGCGTCGTTTATCACGTCTATCAAGTCGACGGGACGATTTTGGAGATTGACAATCCATCGAATATGCCTGAGCAACAAGCAGTCGAAGAAGTTGAGGAACCATTTGTGAAAGCAACCGTGATGGTGCCCAATGATTTTGTCGGTCCGGTCATGGAATTATGCCAGGCGAAACGCGGGGAATTCATTGATATGCAATACTTGGATGAAAATCGTGTAAACATTACGTATGAACTCCCCCTCACTGAAATTGTTTACGACTTTTTCGATCAATTGAAATCCAATACGAAAGGATATGCCTCCTTTGATTACGAACCGATCGGCTATCGGGCTTCCAAGCTCGTCAAGATGGACATTCTCTTAAACAGCGAAAAGGTAGATGCGCTATCGGTCATTGTTCATCGCGATATGGCGTATGAACGAGGCAAACTAATCGTCGACAAGCTGAAAGATTTAATTCCGAGACAACAATTTGAAGTTCCGGTGCAGGCGAGCATCGGTAACAAAATCATAGCACGCTCGACAATCAAAGCATTGCGGAAAAACGTGACCTCCAAATGCTACGGGGGCGACATTACTCGGAAAAGAAAGTTATTGGAAAAACAAAAAGAAGGAAAAAGGCGAATGAAAAATGTCGGGAAAGTAGAAATCCCGCAAGAAGC
It includes:
- the lepA gene encoding translation elongation factor 4 — encoded protein: MTYEEIRRRQAKIRNFSIIAHIDHGKSTLADRILEHTKSVSERDMQEQLLDEMDLERERGITIKLNSVRLRYVAKDGEEYIFHLIDTPGHVDFSYEVSRSLAACEGALLVVDASQGIEAQTLANVYLALDNDLEILSVVNKIDLPSAEPDRVKQEIIDIIGLDSTEAVHASAKSGIGIEDILEEVVEKVPAPAGDPESPLQALIFDSLYDPYRGVIAYIRIVEGTVKKGDKIKMMATGKEFEVSEVGMFTPKAVAADVLSVGDVGFLTASIKNVSDSRVGDTITKVGHEAPQPLPGYKRMKPMVFCGLYPIDASQYNALRDALERLELNDSALQYEAETSQALGFGFRCGFLGLLHMEILQERIEREYGIDLITTAPSVVYHVYQVDGTILEIDNPSNMPEQQAVEEVEEPFVKATVMVPNDFVGPVMELCQAKRGEFIDMQYLDENRVNITYELPLTEIVYDFFDQLKSNTKGYASFDYEPIGYRASKLVKMDILLNSEKVDALSVIVHRDMAYERGKLIVDKLKDLIPRQQFEVPVQASIGNKIIARSTIKALRKNVTSKCYGGDITRKRKLLEKQKEGKRRMKNVGKVEIPQEAFMSVLRMDDDDK